One window from the genome of Streptomyces sp. NBC_00708 encodes:
- a CDS encoding tryptophan 2,3-dioxygenase family protein: MSTIPPDPEATGAATPHLDFAGTTPYEDYVQADVLTHLQHLRSDDPGEMVFLVTTQVMELWFTVIVHEWETAAHAMREDRLDVAQDALKRSLRELEALNASWTPLAQLTPAQFNSYRSSLGEGSGFQSAMYRRMEFLLGDKSASMLVPHRGAPRVHAELEKALAEPGLYDEALALLARRGHAIPESVLGRDLTRKYEPSPEVEAVWAEIYANPDQNDELVRLGEVLTDVGELVWRWRNDHLLATRRAMGSKTGTGGSAGVAWLEKRATKNVFPELWTARSHV, from the coding sequence ATGTCGACGATTCCCCCCGACCCCGAAGCCACCGGTGCGGCGACCCCGCACCTCGACTTCGCGGGCACGACTCCGTACGAGGACTATGTCCAGGCGGATGTCCTGACCCACCTCCAGCACCTCCGCTCGGACGATCCCGGCGAGATGGTCTTCCTGGTCACCACCCAGGTCATGGAGCTGTGGTTCACCGTCATCGTCCATGAGTGGGAGACCGCCGCGCACGCGATGCGCGAGGACCGCCTGGACGTCGCGCAGGACGCGCTGAAGCGGTCCCTGCGCGAACTGGAGGCCCTGAACGCCTCCTGGACGCCGCTCGCCCAGCTCACCCCCGCCCAGTTCAACTCCTACCGGTCCTCGCTCGGCGAGGGTTCCGGTTTCCAGTCCGCGATGTACCGGCGGATGGAGTTCCTGCTCGGCGACAAGTCCGCGTCCATGCTGGTGCCGCACCGGGGCGCGCCCCGCGTCCACGCCGAGCTGGAGAAGGCCCTCGCGGAGCCGGGGCTCTACGACGAGGCGCTCGCCCTGCTCGCCCGGCGCGGGCACGCGATCCCCGAGTCTGTGCTCGGCCGGGACCTGACCCGTAAGTACGAGCCCTCGCCCGAGGTCGAGGCCGTCTGGGCGGAGATCTACGCCAACCCGGACCAGAACGACGAGCTGGTCCGCCTCGGCGAGGTGCTCACCGATGTCGGCGAGCTCGTGTGGCGATGGCGCAACGACCATCTGCTCGCGACCCGGCGGGCCATGGGCTCCAAGACGGGCACCGGCGGCTCGGCCGGCGTGGCCTGGCTGGAGAAGCGCGCCACGAAGAACGTCTTCCCCGAGCTCTGGACGGCCCGCAGCCATGTCTGA
- a CDS encoding pyridoxal phosphate-dependent aminotransferase, translated as MSTSYDFDTVIDRRGTWCVQWDGVADRFGVDGLLPFTISDMDFRTAPEVLAALRARLDHGVFGYTDWRQDDFRSAVAHWYATRYDTTIDTGRLVYGPSVLSQFSQLLQMWTAEGDGVVLHTPTYDGFRKAIHGLGRELRGVPLGDTDALERELARPDSTVLVVCSPHNPSGRVWTEDELAGMAALAARHGVAVISDEIHADFVHDGRPHVPWTRVGGDGRWAVITSASKSFNFPALTGSYGLIGRPEDRTEYLRRMETAEGLASPAVLSLTAHIAAYREGGPWLDAVRAYVAENLALVAERLNTAFPALEWEPPQAGYLAWIDLRRAGVRDDEALQRVLIERERVAVMPGSTYGADGFVRLNVGCARSKVEAGLAALIRGVEAVRDTV; from the coding sequence GTGAGCACGTCCTACGACTTCGACACCGTGATCGACCGCCGCGGAACCTGGTGCGTCCAGTGGGACGGGGTCGCGGACCGCTTCGGGGTGGACGGGCTGCTGCCGTTCACCATCTCCGACATGGACTTCAGGACGGCCCCCGAGGTGCTGGCCGCCCTCCGGGCCCGGCTCGACCATGGAGTGTTCGGCTACACGGACTGGCGGCAGGACGACTTCCGGTCCGCCGTCGCCCACTGGTACGCGACCCGGTACGACACCACGATCGACACCGGCCGGCTGGTGTACGGGCCGTCCGTGCTCAGCCAGTTCTCCCAGCTGCTCCAGATGTGGACGGCCGAGGGCGACGGCGTCGTCCTGCATACCCCCACGTACGACGGTTTCCGCAAGGCGATCCATGGCCTCGGGCGGGAACTGAGGGGGGTGCCGCTCGGGGACACGGACGCGCTGGAGCGGGAGCTCGCGCGGCCGGACAGCACGGTCCTCGTGGTGTGCTCCCCGCACAATCCGTCCGGCCGGGTGTGGACGGAGGACGAGCTCGCCGGGATGGCGGCGCTCGCCGCGCGCCACGGGGTGGCCGTGATCAGCGACGAGATCCACGCGGACTTCGTGCACGACGGCCGCCCGCACGTGCCGTGGACCCGGGTGGGCGGCGACGGGCGCTGGGCGGTCATCACCTCGGCCTCGAAGTCGTTCAACTTCCCCGCGCTGACCGGCTCGTACGGGCTCATCGGCAGGCCGGAGGACCGGACCGAGTACCTGCGCCGCATGGAGACGGCCGAGGGCCTCGCCTCGCCGGCGGTGCTCTCGCTGACCGCGCACATCGCCGCGTACCGGGAGGGCGGGCCGTGGCTGGACGCGGTGCGCGCATACGTCGCGGAGAACCTGGCCCTTGTCGCCGAGCGGCTGAACACCGCGTTCCCGGCCCTGGAGTGGGAGCCCCCGCAGGCCGGCTACCTGGCCTGGATCGACCTGCGGCGCGCGGGCGTCCGGGACGACGAGGCGCTGCAGCGGGTGCTGATCGAGCGGGAACGGGTCGCGGTGATGCCGGGGAGCACCTACGGGGCCGACGGCTTCGTGCGGCTGAACGTGGGGTGCGCGCGGAGCAAGGTGGAGGCCGGACTCGCGGCGCTGATCCGGGGCGTCGAGGCGGTACGCGACACCGTCTGA
- a CDS encoding DUF3151 domain-containing protein, protein MSIHENLLGGPAPTHLPDDPEPRELLAAGTAPADVAAKYPTSSLAWAQLADEAFEGGRVVESYAYARTGYHRGLDALRRAGWKGHGPVPFEHEPNRGFLRALHALARAAQAIGEQEEYERCSTFLRDSSPTAAETLG, encoded by the coding sequence ATGTCGATCCACGAGAACCTGCTCGGTGGCCCTGCCCCGACCCACCTGCCCGACGACCCGGAGCCGCGCGAGCTGCTCGCCGCCGGTACCGCGCCCGCCGATGTCGCCGCGAAGTACCCGACCTCCTCGCTGGCCTGGGCGCAGCTCGCCGACGAGGCGTTCGAGGGCGGCCGGGTCGTCGAGTCGTACGCCTACGCCCGCACCGGCTACCACCGCGGCCTCGACGCGCTGCGCCGGGCCGGCTGGAAGGGCCACGGGCCCGTGCCGTTCGAGCACGAGCCGAACCGCGGCTTCCTGCGCGCCCTGCACGCCCTCGCACGGGCCGCGCAGGCCATCGGCGAGCAGGAGGAGTACGAGCGCTGCTCGACGTTCCTGCGCGACTCCTCGCCGACCGCCGCCGAGACCCTCGGCTAG
- a CDS encoding response regulator transcription factor, whose product MTTPPAAPIRVLIVDDQMMVREGFSVLLNAMPGIEVVGEAVNGREAVSQVAALRPDVVLMDIRMPELNGIEATREIVAADADAKVLVLTTFDLDEYVYQALRAGASGFLLKDASARQLADGVRVVASGEALLAPTVTRRLITEFSKLASAPRPPALARVGDLTERETEVLVLIAQGLSNAEIAGHLVVAESTIKTHVSRILVKLGLRDRTQAAVFAYEARLVTPS is encoded by the coding sequence ATGACGACGCCGCCCGCCGCGCCGATCCGGGTCCTGATCGTCGACGACCAGATGATGGTCCGCGAGGGCTTCTCGGTCCTGCTCAACGCCATGCCGGGCATCGAGGTCGTCGGCGAGGCGGTCAACGGGCGCGAGGCCGTCTCCCAGGTCGCCGCCCTCCGCCCCGACGTGGTGCTGATGGACATCCGCATGCCCGAGCTCAACGGCATCGAGGCCACCCGCGAGATCGTCGCCGCCGACGCGGACGCGAAGGTCCTGGTCCTCACCACCTTCGACCTCGACGAGTACGTCTACCAGGCCCTGCGCGCGGGTGCCTCCGGCTTCCTCCTCAAGGACGCCTCGGCCCGCCAGCTCGCCGACGGTGTACGCGTGGTCGCCTCCGGCGAGGCACTGCTGGCACCCACGGTCACCCGGCGCCTGATCACCGAGTTCTCCAAACTCGCGTCGGCCCCGCGTCCCCCGGCGCTGGCCCGGGTCGGCGACCTCACCGAACGCGAGACGGAGGTGCTCGTGCTCATCGCGCAGGGCCTGTCGAACGCGGAGATCGCCGGTCACCTGGTCGTCGCCGAGTCGACGATCAAGACCCATGTGAGCCGCATCCTGGTCAAACTGGGCCTCCGCGACCGCACCCAGGCCGCCGTCTTCGCTTACGAGGCCCGGCTGGTCACCCCTTCCTGA
- a CDS encoding histidine kinase, producing the protein MTETKTRSPELRLAAGAIDELRHDLLQDAFAYRPMAPMRTDGPLTRRLPGRLGTGAAWIPHAAVLGAALITFMAGFTETGNAGVLLSGLLPAICVAMTLIRPVGAFWMAMALMPVSAVVGGEGPWGATTFFSHLVVLFVVAARTRPRTAAWMWALTLLLGLVVESVVTGGDGGASTAAMAVASAFALLVVSLVQVRREAQREVTVQRTVTAVERDRRTLLEERTTIARELHDVVAHHMSVVAIQAEAAPYRVENPPPELEQAFVTIRENAVAALTELRRVLGVVRADDYEAPDAPQPTLADLDRLLANVGEAGLVTEKAVTGAVRELPQGVELSAYRIIQEALSNSLRHAPGAPARVEIGYVLGGLGLRVVNGPATGPVKPSPGAGHGITGMRERVAMLNGEMTAEATAEGGYEVTAFIPAQPIGSGEPGTTGTTGTTGTTGTTSTSGASGASVEQG; encoded by the coding sequence GTGACCGAGACCAAGACCAGAAGCCCGGAGCTCCGGCTCGCCGCGGGTGCGATCGACGAACTGCGGCACGACCTCCTCCAGGACGCGTTCGCCTACCGCCCGATGGCACCGATGCGCACCGACGGGCCACTGACCCGGCGGCTGCCGGGGCGCCTCGGGACGGGGGCCGCATGGATTCCGCACGCGGCGGTGCTGGGCGCCGCGCTGATCACCTTCATGGCGGGGTTCACCGAGACGGGCAACGCCGGCGTCCTGCTGTCCGGGCTGCTGCCCGCCATCTGCGTGGCGATGACGCTGATCAGGCCGGTCGGGGCGTTCTGGATGGCCATGGCGCTGATGCCGGTGAGCGCGGTCGTGGGCGGCGAAGGGCCGTGGGGGGCGACCACCTTCTTCTCCCACCTGGTGGTGCTGTTCGTCGTCGCGGCCAGGACCCGGCCGCGCACCGCCGCCTGGATGTGGGCGCTCACGCTGCTGCTGGGGCTCGTCGTCGAGAGCGTCGTCACCGGCGGGGACGGCGGGGCGAGCACCGCGGCCATGGCGGTGGCCTCGGCGTTCGCGCTGCTCGTGGTGAGCCTGGTCCAGGTCCGGCGGGAGGCGCAGCGCGAGGTCACCGTGCAGCGCACCGTGACCGCTGTCGAACGCGACCGGCGCACGCTGCTGGAGGAGCGCACCACCATCGCCCGCGAACTGCACGACGTGGTCGCCCACCACATGTCCGTCGTCGCCATTCAGGCCGAGGCCGCCCCGTACCGGGTGGAGAACCCGCCGCCGGAGCTGGAGCAGGCCTTCGTCACGATCCGGGAGAACGCCGTGGCCGCGCTCACCGAACTGCGCCGGGTGCTCGGCGTCGTCCGGGCCGACGACTACGAGGCCCCGGACGCACCGCAGCCCACCCTCGCCGACCTCGACCGGCTGCTCGCCAACGTCGGGGAGGCGGGCCTCGTGACGGAGAAGGCGGTGACCGGCGCGGTGCGCGAACTGCCGCAGGGCGTCGAACTGTCGGCGTACCGCATCATCCAGGAGGCCCTCAGCAACAGCCTGCGGCACGCCCCGGGCGCCCCCGCGAGGGTCGAGATCGGCTACGTCCTGGGCGGGCTCGGCCTGCGCGTCGTCAACGGGCCCGCGACCGGTCCGGTGAAGCCGTCACCGGGGGCCGGGCACGGAATCACCGGGATGCGGGAACGGGTCGCGATGCTGAACGGCGAGATGACCGCCGAGGCCACCGCGGAGGGCGGCTACGAGGTCACGGCCTTCATCCCCGCCCAGCCGATCGGGTCCGGCGAGCCCGGGACAACCGGCACGACCGGCACGACCGGCACGACCGGCACGACCAGCACGTCCGGCGCGTCCGGTGCCTCCGTGGAGCAGGGATGA
- a CDS encoding MFS transporter, producing MEKSEADGPGIRVASGAGRWVVLTTVLGSSMAMLDSTVINVALPRIGEDLGTDLAALQWTVNAYMLTLAGLILLGGSLGDRYGRRRVFVVGVVWFAAASLVCGLAPNAAVLIAARALQGVGGALLTPGSLALIQASFHPDDRARAVGLWSGFGGVGAAVGPFVGGWLVDGPGWRWVFLLNLPLAAVCVPVALRHVPESRDPRAHGRFDVVGAVLGALALALVTYALIAAPGQGASPVVIGAALGGVALGVAFVQVERRRADPMLPPSVFASRQFTAVNIVTLCVYAALGGYFFLSAIQLQVVAGYSALGAGAALLPTTLLMLLFSAASGELGQRIGPRIPLTAGPLIAAAGMLLMLRVGPGSGSVTGYLTDVLPAVAVLGAGLVTVVAPLTASVLASVDTARAGLASGINNAAARAAGLIAVAALPLLAGMGPDAYRDAGEFAATFRRAMPMCAGLLVLGALIAWATVRRPSEPEAATARPECAVHCGVTSPPLEPAPETAGPESTG from the coding sequence ATGGAGAAGAGCGAGGCGGACGGGCCCGGGATCCGAGTCGCCTCCGGCGCCGGGCGCTGGGTCGTCCTGACGACGGTGCTCGGGTCCAGCATGGCCATGCTCGACTCCACCGTCATCAACGTCGCCCTGCCCCGCATCGGCGAGGACCTGGGCACCGATCTGGCCGCGCTCCAGTGGACCGTCAACGCCTACATGCTGACCCTCGCCGGGCTGATCCTCCTCGGCGGCTCGCTCGGCGACCGCTACGGGCGGCGTCGGGTCTTCGTCGTCGGCGTCGTCTGGTTCGCCGCCGCCTCGCTGGTCTGCGGCCTCGCGCCGAACGCCGCCGTACTCATCGCCGCCCGCGCCCTCCAGGGTGTCGGCGGCGCCCTGCTGACGCCCGGGTCGCTGGCGCTGATCCAGGCGAGTTTCCACCCCGACGACCGGGCCCGCGCGGTCGGGCTGTGGTCCGGGTTCGGCGGGGTCGGGGCCGCCGTCGGGCCGTTCGTGGGCGGCTGGCTCGTCGACGGACCCGGCTGGCGCTGGGTGTTCCTGCTCAATCTGCCGCTCGCCGCCGTCTGCGTGCCCGTCGCGCTGCGCCACGTACCGGAGTCCCGTGATCCGCGCGCGCACGGGCGCTTCGATGTCGTGGGCGCGGTCCTCGGCGCCCTCGCGCTCGCACTGGTCACGTACGCGCTGATCGCGGCGCCGGGGCAGGGCGCCTCCCCGGTGGTGATCGGGGCGGCGCTGGGCGGGGTGGCCCTCGGGGTCGCCTTCGTCCAGGTCGAGCGGCGCAGGGCGGATCCGATGCTCCCGCCGTCGGTGTTCGCCTCCCGGCAGTTCACCGCCGTCAACATCGTCACCCTGTGCGTGTACGCGGCGCTCGGCGGCTACTTCTTCCTCTCCGCGATCCAGCTCCAGGTCGTCGCCGGGTACTCCGCCCTCGGCGCGGGCGCCGCACTGCTGCCGACCACGCTGCTGATGCTGCTGTTCTCGGCCGCGTCCGGCGAGCTGGGCCAGCGCATCGGCCCGCGCATCCCGCTGACCGCCGGGCCGCTGATCGCCGCCGCGGGGATGCTCCTGATGCTGCGGGTGGGGCCGGGCTCGGGCTCCGTCACCGGCTACCTCACCGACGTGCTGCCCGCCGTGGCCGTCCTCGGAGCCGGGCTGGTCACCGTGGTGGCACCCCTCACCGCGTCCGTCCTGGCCTCCGTGGACACCGCCAGGGCCGGGCTCGCCAGCGGGATCAACAACGCCGCCGCACGCGCCGCCGGCCTGATCGCGGTGGCCGCCCTGCCGCTGCTCGCCGGGATGGGGCCGGACGCCTACCGGGACGCCGGGGAGTTCGCCGCGACGTTCCGGCGGGCCATGCCGATGTGCGCCGGGCTGCTGGTGCTCGGCGCGCTGATCGCGTGGGCGACCGTGCGCAGGCCCTCCGAGCCCGAGGCGGCAACCGCACGGCCCGAGTGCGCGGTGCACTGCGGTGTCACGAGCCCGCCGCTGGAACCCGCACCGGAGACCGCCGGACCGGAGAGCACGGGCTGA
- the fbaA gene encoding class II fructose-bisphosphate aldolase, translating to MPIATPEAYAEMLDRAKAGKFAYPAINVTSTQTLHAALRGFAEAESDGIVQISTGGAEFLGGQYNKDMVTGAVALAEFAHIVAAKYDVTVALHTDHCPKDKLDTYVRPLIDISAERVAQGRNPLFQSHMWDGSAETLADNLAIAQELLAKAAAAKIILEVEITPTGGEEDGVTHEINDELYTTVDDALRTAEALGLGEKGRYLLAASFGNVHGVYKPGNVVLRPELLKDLQEGVGAKYGKTSPFDFVFHGGSGSTAEEIATALENGVVKMNLDTDTQYAFTRPVADHMFRNYDGVLKVDGEVGNKKTYDPRTWGKAAEAGMAKRVTEACANLRSTGTKLK from the coding sequence ATGCCCATCGCAACCCCCGAGGCATACGCCGAGATGCTCGACCGGGCGAAGGCAGGCAAGTTCGCCTACCCGGCCATCAACGTGACGTCGACCCAGACCCTGCACGCCGCCCTGCGCGGTTTCGCGGAGGCCGAGAGCGACGGCATCGTGCAGATCTCGACCGGCGGCGCGGAGTTCCTGGGCGGCCAGTACAACAAGGACATGGTCACGGGCGCGGTCGCGCTGGCCGAGTTCGCGCACATCGTCGCCGCCAAGTACGACGTCACCGTCGCGCTGCACACGGACCACTGCCCCAAGGACAAGCTGGACACCTATGTGCGTCCGCTGATCGACATCTCCGCGGAGCGTGTCGCCCAGGGCCGCAACCCGCTGTTCCAGTCGCACATGTGGGACGGCTCGGCCGAGACGCTGGCCGACAACCTGGCCATCGCCCAGGAGCTGCTGGCCAAGGCCGCCGCCGCCAAGATCATCCTTGAGGTCGAGATCACCCCGACCGGTGGCGAGGAGGACGGCGTCACCCACGAGATCAACGACGAGCTCTACACGACCGTCGACGACGCGCTGCGCACCGCCGAGGCGCTCGGCCTGGGCGAGAAGGGCCGCTACCTGCTGGCCGCGTCCTTCGGCAATGTGCACGGCGTCTACAAGCCGGGCAACGTCGTCCTGCGTCCGGAGCTCCTGAAGGACCTCCAGGAGGGCGTCGGCGCCAAGTACGGCAAGACCTCCCCGTTCGACTTCGTCTTCCACGGCGGCTCCGGCTCGACCGCCGAGGAGATCGCCACCGCGCTGGAGAACGGCGTCGTGAAGATGAACCTCGACACCGACACCCAGTACGCCTTCACCCGCCCGGTCGCGGACCACATGTTCCGCAACTACGACGGTGTCCTGAAGGTCGACGGCGAGGTCGGCAACAAGAAGACCTACGACCCCCGCACCTGGGGCAAGGCCGCCGAGGCCGGCATGGCCAAGCGCGTCACGGAGGCCTGCGCCAACCTGCGGTCCACCGGCACCAAGCTGAAGTAA
- the kynU gene encoding kynureninase, which produces MSDLKERAQALDTADTLAPLRGLFTLDDTVYLDGNSLGALPRHVPARVQEVLTREWGELRIRSWGESGWWTAPERIGDRIAPIVGAAPGRIVVGDSTSVNVFKAVVAATRLAPEGRDEILVDAQTFPTDGYIAASAARMTGHRIVPVAPADVPDALGPRTAAVLLNHVDYRSGRLHDLPGLTAAVRAAGAISVWDLCHSAGALPVGLDEHGVDLAVGCTYKYLNGGPGSPAYLYVAERHQPAFDSPLPGWTSHADPFAMTPGYTPADGAVRGRVGTPDILSMLALEASLDVWDGVGIDAVRAKSLALTDFFLECVEAYAPEGRVTSVTPAAHAERGSQVALRCDDAEPVMAELIARGVVGDLRRPDVLRFGFTPLYVGFADAERAARVLAEVLAAPAA; this is translated from the coding sequence ATGTCTGACCTGAAGGAGCGCGCACAGGCGCTCGACACTGCGGACACCCTCGCGCCGCTGCGCGGACTCTTCACCCTCGACGACACCGTCTACCTGGACGGCAACTCGCTCGGCGCGCTGCCGCGCCATGTGCCCGCCCGGGTGCAGGAGGTCCTCACCCGCGAGTGGGGCGAGCTGCGCATCCGCTCGTGGGGCGAGAGCGGCTGGTGGACGGCGCCGGAACGGATCGGTGACCGCATCGCCCCGATCGTCGGGGCGGCGCCCGGCCGGATCGTCGTCGGGGACTCGACGAGCGTGAACGTCTTCAAGGCGGTCGTCGCCGCGACCCGGCTGGCGCCGGAAGGCCGTGACGAGATCCTGGTCGACGCGCAGACGTTCCCCACCGACGGCTACATCGCCGCTTCGGCGGCCCGGATGACCGGCCACCGGATCGTCCCGGTCGCCCCCGCCGACGTGCCGGACGCGCTCGGTCCGCGGACCGCCGCCGTCCTGCTCAACCACGTCGACTACCGCTCGGGCCGGCTGCACGACCTGCCGGGGCTCACCGCCGCGGTGCGGGCCGCGGGCGCGATTTCCGTCTGGGACCTGTGCCACAGCGCGGGCGCGCTCCCCGTCGGTCTGGACGAGCACGGCGTGGACCTGGCGGTGGGCTGTACGTACAAGTACCTCAACGGCGGCCCCGGTTCGCCCGCCTACCTGTACGTCGCCGAGCGCCACCAGCCGGCCTTCGACTCGCCCCTGCCGGGGTGGACGTCGCACGCCGACCCGTTCGCGATGACGCCGGGCTACACCCCGGCCGACGGCGCGGTACGGGGCCGGGTCGGCACGCCCGACATCCTGTCCATGCTGGCCCTGGAGGCGTCGCTCGACGTCTGGGACGGGGTCGGGATCGACGCGGTCCGGGCCAAGTCCCTGGCGCTGACGGACTTCTTCCTGGAGTGCGTCGAGGCGTACGCCCCCGAGGGCCGGGTCACCTCGGTCACCCCGGCCGCCCACGCGGAACGCGGCAGCCAGGTCGCGCTGCGGTGCGACGACGCCGAGCCCGTGATGGCCGAGCTGATCGCGCGCGGCGTCGTCGGGGACCTGCGCCGGCCGGATGTGCTGCGGTTCGGTTTCACACCGCTGTACGTGGGGTTCGCCGACGCGGAACGCGCGGCACGGGTGCTCGCGGAGGTTCTGGCCGCTCCGGCGGCGTAG
- a CDS encoding alpha/beta hydrolase: MSDSAARERDAAETESAFAHPAVAPDASAAYGSHPDQVIDFYAPRDGRTGAPVVVVLHGGAWRAPYDRAHVSPFADFLARRGFAVASVEYRRGSELPQQRGSGPVAGRWPETFEDVAAAMDALPELLARELPAADSRRIVVTGHSAGGQLALWAAARHVLPEGSPWRLVRPPALRGVVALAPIADFSSAVALDVCAGAVGQLLGPAADFAGRSAHADPARLLPTGIATVVVQGTTDLTVPAAVSEAFVDAAAKEGETVGLTLLPDVGHFPLIDPAADACAVVAEEIAQLAW, encoded by the coding sequence ATGTCGGACTCTGCCGCGCGCGAGCGGGACGCCGCCGAGACGGAGTCGGCCTTCGCGCATCCGGCCGTCGCTCCCGACGCGTCCGCCGCCTACGGCAGCCACCCGGACCAGGTCATCGACTTCTACGCCCCGCGCGACGGGCGCACCGGCGCGCCCGTCGTGGTCGTCCTGCACGGCGGTGCGTGGCGGGCCCCGTACGACCGCGCGCATGTGTCGCCGTTCGCGGACTTCCTGGCCCGGCGCGGGTTCGCCGTGGCCAGCGTCGAGTACCGGCGCGGCAGCGAGCTTCCGCAGCAGCGCGGCTCGGGCCCGGTCGCGGGCCGCTGGCCGGAGACCTTCGAGGACGTGGCCGCCGCCATGGACGCGCTGCCGGAGCTGCTGGCGCGGGAGCTGCCCGCAGCGGACAGCCGCCGGATCGTCGTCACCGGGCACTCGGCGGGCGGGCAGCTGGCCCTGTGGGCCGCCGCCCGGCACGTCCTGCCCGAGGGGTCGCCGTGGCGGCTGGTGAGGCCGCCCGCGCTGCGGGGCGTGGTGGCCCTCGCGCCGATCGCGGACTTCTCGTCGGCGGTAGCGCTCGACGTGTGTGCCGGGGCGGTCGGGCAGCTCCTGGGACCGGCGGCGGACTTCGCCGGGCGGAGCGCGCACGCGGACCCGGCCCGGCTGCTGCCCACCGGCATCGCGACCGTCGTCGTCCAGGGCACCACGGACCTCACGGTGCCGGCGGCCGTCTCCGAGGCGTTCGTCGACGCGGCCGCGAAGGAGGGCGAGACGGTGGGGCTGACACTGCTGCCGGACGTCGGCCACTTCCCGCTGATCGACCCGGCCGCCGACGCGTGCGCGGTGGTCGCCGAGGAGATCGCCCAGCTCGCCTGGTAG